A single region of the Aeromicrobium chenweiae genome encodes:
- a CDS encoding glycosyltransferase, whose translation MRSGPVVRAGTVLSLASLGLVVRNLRTLRVPDTDGPPAEEHVAVLLPVRDEEAAVLACLRSILRSADRCAGTVDVLVLDDGSTDGTADLVRSVAATDPRVTLLAGAPLPVGWLGKPWACQQLAEAAPPTAGVLLFVDADVTVAASCLSATVGLLRAADLDLVCPYPRQLALTWSERLVQPLLQWSWMSTLPLRLAERSSRPSLGAANGQLLCVDAAAYRRAGGHAAVRHEVLEDIALLRAVKGSGGRGVVADGSAVATCRMYDGWPGLRDGYAKSLWSAFGSPAGATAVSGVLGLAYVVPPAAALRGSRTGLLGYLAAVAGRALVARRTRGRLVPDVWLHPFSVLLLDGLLVDSFRRRARGELRWKGRPVGGDAG comes from the coding sequence GTGAGGTCCGGACCCGTCGTGCGCGCCGGGACAGTCCTGTCCCTCGCGTCGCTCGGGCTGGTGGTGCGCAACCTGCGGACGCTGCGTGTGCCCGACACCGACGGCCCGCCGGCCGAGGAGCACGTGGCCGTCCTGCTGCCCGTGCGGGACGAGGAGGCGGCCGTCCTCGCCTGCCTGCGCAGCATCCTGCGCTCAGCCGACCGGTGCGCCGGGACGGTCGACGTCCTCGTGCTCGACGACGGCTCGACCGACGGCACCGCGGACCTGGTGCGGTCCGTCGCCGCCACCGATCCGCGCGTCACTCTCCTTGCCGGCGCTCCCCTGCCCGTCGGCTGGCTCGGCAAGCCGTGGGCCTGCCAGCAGCTGGCGGAGGCGGCACCACCGACAGCCGGCGTCCTGCTGTTCGTGGACGCCGACGTCACCGTGGCCGCGTCGTGCCTGTCCGCGACCGTCGGCCTCCTGCGCGCGGCAGACCTCGACCTGGTCTGCCCCTACCCGCGCCAGCTCGCCCTGACCTGGTCCGAGCGCCTGGTCCAGCCGTTGCTGCAGTGGTCGTGGATGAGCACCCTGCCCCTGCGCCTCGCCGAGCGCTCGTCCCGACCGTCTCTCGGGGCCGCCAACGGACAGCTGCTGTGCGTCGACGCCGCCGCGTACCGCCGCGCGGGCGGGCACGCCGCCGTGCGCCACGAGGTGCTGGAGGACATCGCGCTCCTGCGCGCGGTCAAGGGATCCGGCGGACGGGGCGTCGTGGCCGACGGCAGCGCCGTCGCGACGTGCCGCATGTACGACGGCTGGCCCGGGCTGCGTGACGGCTACGCCAAGTCGCTCTGGTCGGCCTTCGGCTCGCCTGCCGGCGCGACCGCCGTCTCGGGCGTGCTGGGGCTGGCGTACGTCGTGCCACCCGCGGCCGCCCTCCGGGGGTCGCGCACCGGCCTGCTGGGCTACCTCGCGGCGGTCGCCGGCCGGGCGCTCGTGGCCCGGCGCACCCGCGGCCGGCTCGTCCCGGACGTGTGGCTCCATCCGTTCTCGGTCCTGCTCCTCGACGGGCTGCTGGTCGACTCGTTCCGCCGCCGGGCCCGCGGCGAGCTGCGGTGGAAGGGCCGCCCGGTCGGCGGGGACGCCGGATGA
- a CDS encoding carotenoid biosynthesis protein produces MTPSLPVVHRTGTPPVVLLAWALGAAAILTQMVFPFTDGGSNRLTILSVVLLSAAALVHVTATRGPTSALGLLLVAGGGGLVAEAVGVHTGIPFGSYDYTGTLGPEVLGVPAVVPLAWLMMAYPALLAARRLAGSYRPLVPVLAGWALTTWDVFLDPQMVDAGHWRWDHPTPSLPGVEDIPLTNFAGWLVVAVVMCTVLDRVVARTPRAATDGDLLPLTVFLWTYASSVLAHALFFGRPPVALVGGLLMGTVAIPLAVQLVRRHRREGGS; encoded by the coding sequence GTGACCCCGTCCCTCCCCGTGGTCCACCGCACGGGCACGCCGCCGGTCGTGCTGCTCGCGTGGGCGCTCGGCGCGGCCGCGATCCTCACGCAGATGGTCTTCCCGTTCACCGACGGCGGCAGCAACCGGCTGACGATCCTGAGCGTCGTGCTGCTGTCTGCCGCCGCACTGGTCCACGTGACGGCCACCCGCGGTCCCACGTCGGCGCTCGGGCTGCTGCTCGTCGCCGGCGGTGGCGGGCTGGTCGCGGAGGCCGTCGGCGTGCACACCGGGATCCCGTTCGGCTCGTACGACTACACGGGCACCCTCGGTCCCGAGGTGCTGGGCGTGCCGGCCGTGGTCCCGCTGGCGTGGCTGATGATGGCGTACCCCGCCCTGCTGGCGGCACGGCGGCTCGCCGGGTCGTACCGTCCCCTCGTCCCGGTGCTCGCCGGATGGGCCCTGACCACGTGGGACGTCTTCCTCGACCCGCAGATGGTGGACGCCGGGCACTGGCGCTGGGACCACCCCACCCCGTCCCTGCCGGGCGTGGAGGACATCCCGCTGACGAACTTCGCCGGCTGGCTCGTCGTCGCCGTGGTCATGTGCACCGTTCTGGACCGGGTTGTCGCCCGCACACCGCGTGCTGCCACGGACGGTGACCTGCTGCCGCTGACCGTGTTCCTGTGGACGTACGCGTCGTCCGTGCTCGCCCACGCGCTGTTCTTCGGCCGGCCGCCGGTGGCGCTGGTCGGCGGTCTGCTCATGGGGACCGTCGCGATCCCGCTCGCCGTCCAGCTGGTGCGCCGTCACCGGCGCGAGGGCGGCTCGTGA
- a CDS encoding monooxygenase encodes MSEVAVLHVWGTRSVPSALWRMGRDRVGLRSTPGLRFAKLLGTGSGETFTLRDADPHHWATLTVWDDDASARAFDSGRLVGAWDSLAHERLRVVMSPLSSRGSWSGAEPFTAEPFTAEPSTVEPAERHAGPVAAITRARLRVRRAATFWRAVPPVSSDLQGSPGLRMSLGIGEAPIGLQGTFSLWESSDALVDFAYRRAPHREVVRRTASAGWYAEELFARFALREVEGTYRGTAP; translated from the coding sequence GTGAGCGAGGTCGCGGTGCTGCACGTGTGGGGCACCCGATCGGTGCCCTCGGCGCTCTGGCGCATGGGCCGCGACCGGGTCGGCCTGCGCAGCACGCCGGGCCTGCGCTTCGCCAAGCTGCTGGGGACCGGCTCGGGCGAGACGTTCACGCTGCGCGACGCCGACCCGCACCACTGGGCCACGCTGACCGTGTGGGACGACGACGCATCCGCCCGCGCGTTCGACTCCGGACGCCTCGTCGGGGCCTGGGACTCCCTCGCGCACGAGCGCCTGCGGGTCGTGATGTCCCCGCTGTCGTCGCGCGGCTCGTGGTCGGGGGCCGAGCCCTTCACCGCCGAGCCCTTCACCGCCGAGCCCTCCACCGTCGAGCCGGCCGAGCGGCACGCCGGCCCGGTCGCCGCGATCACGCGGGCCCGCCTGCGCGTGCGCCGCGCGGCCACGTTCTGGCGGGCCGTCCCGCCGGTCTCGAGCGACCTGCAGGGGTCTCCGGGCCTGCGGATGTCGCTCGGCATCGGCGAGGCACCCATCGGCCTGCAGGGGACGTTCAGCCTCTGGGAGTCCTCCGACGCCCTGGTGGACTTCGCCTATCGTCGCGCGCCGCACCGCGAGGTGGTCCGCCGCACCGCGTCGGCCGGTTGGTACGCCGAGGAGCTCTTCGCCCGGTTCGCGCTCCGCGAGGTCGAGGGCACCTACCGGGGGACGGCACCGTGA
- a CDS encoding YhjD/YihY/BrkB family envelope integrity protein codes for MTAAERAGGTSGIATEALETLRSAGRTIARRDVSVSAAQLTYFASIAIVPWLLLACWSTTWFTDTSEAERRLLDLRSLVPPDMGARGPFATLVTAGTGLGVGGALVTVLPASFYGEGIRRGCLSLLPAHDRLTGWQARLWMLPLLVLVAPLSIAVIRLSSGPLDLAGREGLGARLLLIVVEFTITWLALTAPLTWVFRQVAPGHLRWTSAGIGALATAAFLAGFLQGFLLFLSIPIDLGVPFGGLDVVGGVVAVGFWLFLLHLVLLVGWVLTVELDDRLRAAREGKR; via the coding sequence CTGCCGGACGCACGATCGCGCGCCGCGACGTGTCGGTCTCGGCCGCCCAGCTCACCTACTTCGCCAGCATCGCTATCGTGCCCTGGCTGCTGCTCGCGTGCTGGTCGACGACCTGGTTCACCGACACGTCCGAGGCCGAGCGACGCCTGCTCGACCTGCGGTCCCTGGTGCCACCGGACATGGGCGCCCGGGGCCCGTTCGCGACGCTCGTGACGGCCGGCACCGGCCTGGGGGTGGGCGGTGCGCTCGTCACGGTGCTCCCGGCCAGCTTCTACGGCGAGGGCATCCGCCGGGGCTGCCTGTCCCTGCTGCCCGCGCACGACAGGTTGACCGGCTGGCAGGCCCGGCTCTGGATGCTGCCGCTCCTGGTGCTGGTCGCCCCGCTGTCGATCGCGGTCATCCGCCTCTCCTCGGGACCGCTCGACCTGGCCGGGCGCGAGGGCCTGGGCGCACGCCTGCTGCTGATCGTCGTCGAGTTCACGATCACCTGGCTCGCGCTCACCGCACCGCTGACCTGGGTGTTCCGCCAGGTCGCGCCCGGCCACCTGCGCTGGACGTCGGCGGGGATCGGCGCGCTCGCCACCGCCGCGTTCCTGGCCGGCTTCCTGCAGGGCTTCCTGCTGTTCCTGTCGATCCCGATCGACCTGGGCGTCCCGTTCGGCGGGCTCGACGTCGTCGGCGGGGTCGTCGCTGTCGGGTTCTGGCTGTTCCTGCTGCACCTGGTCCTCCTCGTGGGCTGGGTCCTCACCGTCGAGCTGGACGACCGGCTGCGCGCCGCGCGGGAGGGCAAGCGGTGA